The following proteins come from a genomic window of Nostoc sp. TCL26-01:
- a CDS encoding DUF1838 domain-containing protein, translated as MVAQNQELDAVQWVKTRSSLDPNQSTFLTWTGKIYAFIPGEKRKLLFKMLGVSVSRCIPTEEGSWDFTSRELTYYLNPENDEILRKWENPWTGQIVPVIHVANNPVQGHFQGKFPAQIEGDTTTFVFDIFPTYPNPLAEDANFAEYSPYPTYQAAELFKLSVPTADLFNSDLLSVSELKLSWDRIGQWLPWMKMSDRPGNLIYSAFGSKVKGLTDLPQLLQDEINTRVPLYKQAPKAFIEGEDMTSWLYFQKHFQSYLAGEIFPLPAVSDE; from the coding sequence ATGGTTGCCCAAAATCAAGAATTAGATGCTGTGCAGTGGGTGAAAACTCGTTCTTCCCTTGATCCAAATCAATCCACATTTCTCACTTGGACAGGTAAAATTTATGCCTTTATTCCCGGTGAAAAAAGAAAACTACTATTTAAAATGCTGGGTGTAAGCGTCAGTCGCTGTATTCCCACAGAAGAAGGTAGCTGGGATTTTACCTCCAGAGAGTTAACATATTATTTAAACCCAGAAAACGACGAAATTTTACGTAAATGGGAAAATCCTTGGACAGGCCAGATAGTCCCAGTCATTCATGTGGCTAACAATCCCGTGCAAGGACATTTTCAAGGTAAATTTCCTGCCCAAATAGAGGGAGATACAACCACTTTTGTCTTTGATATTTTTCCGACATATCCTAATCCCTTAGCTGAAGATGCTAACTTTGCTGAATATAGCCCCTATCCAACTTATCAAGCCGCCGAATTATTTAAACTCAGCGTACCCACCGCAGACTTATTTAACTCAGACTTGCTCTCAGTCTCTGAGCTAAAACTCAGTTGGGATAGAATCGGTCAATGGCTACCTTGGATGAAAATGAGCGATCGCCCCGGCAATTTAATCTATAGTGCTTTTGGTAGTAAAGTTAAAGGTCTAACAGATTTACCCCAGTTACTCCAAGATGAAATAAATACTCGCGTTCCTTTATACAAACAAGCCCCAAAAGCATTTATAGAAGGTGAAGACATGACATCTTGGCTATATTTCCAAAAACACTTTCAGTCCTACTTAGCCGGTGAAATCTTCCCCCTACCGGCAGTGAGTGATGAGTGA
- a CDS encoding SDR family NAD(P)-dependent oxidoreductase encodes MKHLEGKVALVTGATRGIGKGIAIALGEAGATVYVTGRRLNNDGVSGDDVSGSLSETKLAVEAAGGVCIPVQVDQSDDEQVRSLFARIQDEQNGNLDLLVNNAFAGVQALSDAQEHPFWDFDSSLWDACNHVGLRSHYVASIYAAQIMTKRQKGLICHISSWGGMSYIFGTAYGAGKAGCDRLAADMAVELKPYNVASVSIWPGIVGTEHISRLAEAMNENDLTNQRNSAIAERYNWETPLLTGRAIAKLAAEPNIIQRTGKVQIVAEIAQKYGLVDQDGNLPVSLRSLRFLVPFSIPGLRKYSWLVPDMKIPWSLLLLSLLKSPKI; translated from the coding sequence ATAAAACATCTTGAGGGAAAAGTGGCACTAGTCACAGGTGCTACACGAGGGATTGGTAAAGGGATTGCGATCGCTCTTGGTGAAGCTGGTGCTACTGTCTATGTTACAGGACGCAGACTCAATAATGATGGGGTTTCTGGTGATGATGTTTCTGGAAGTTTGAGTGAAACAAAATTAGCCGTAGAAGCCGCAGGTGGTGTGTGTATTCCTGTACAGGTTGACCAGAGTGATGATGAGCAGGTGCGATCGCTTTTTGCACGTATCCAAGATGAACAAAATGGCAATCTAGACTTACTTGTGAATAATGCTTTTGCTGGAGTCCAAGCCTTAAGTGATGCCCAAGAGCATCCCTTTTGGGATTTTGATTCGAGTTTGTGGGACGCTTGTAATCATGTTGGGTTGCGTAGTCACTATGTTGCGAGTATTTATGCTGCCCAAATCATGACTAAACGCCAAAAAGGATTGATTTGTCATATTTCTTCTTGGGGCGGAATGTCATATATATTTGGTACAGCTTATGGTGCAGGTAAGGCAGGATGCGATCGCCTGGCAGCTGATATGGCAGTAGAATTAAAACCCTACAATGTGGCATCTGTTTCTATTTGGCCAGGTATTGTTGGGACTGAACATATTTCTCGCCTCGCTGAGGCAATGAATGAAAATGATTTGACCAACCAAAGAAATTCTGCGATCGCTGAACGATATAATTGGGAAACTCCCCTACTCACAGGTAGAGCGATCGCCAAGCTAGCCGCAGAACCAAATATCATCCAGCGTACAGGCAAAGTCCAAATTGTTGCCGAAATAGCTCAAAAATACGGACTAGTAGATCAAGATGGCAATCTACCCGTATCATTGCGTTCCCTGCGCTTTCTAGTACCATTTAGCATACCTGGACTAAGAAAATATTCTTGGCTCGTACCCGATATGAAAATACCTTGGTCATTGTTGCTACTCAGTTTGCTAAAATCACCCAAGATTTGA
- a CDS encoding alpha/beta fold hydrolase, with amino-acid sequence MFPSFLPATVGQLTESESIALAQSIQTQAIATPLSNQLITTTYVCQGSGGVPILLIHGFDSSVLEYRRLLPLLALENETWAVDLLGFGFTQRLSGIQFSPVAIKTHLYYFWKTLINQPVILVGASMGGAAAIDFTLTYPEVVHKLVLIDSAGLKGGSPLSKFMFPPLGYLASQFLRSPKVRDFVARAAYKNPSFATVDALYCGALHLESSSWSEALIAFTKSGGYTAFRFTKLAEIVSPTLILWGDADKILGTEDGKRFNRAIPQSQLIWIENCGHIPHLEQPQITSQHILNFRSSV; translated from the coding sequence ATGTTTCCTAGCTTTTTACCTGCCACCGTTGGGCAACTTACTGAATCAGAGTCGATCGCTCTAGCTCAGAGTATCCAAACTCAGGCGATCGCTACGCCTTTGAGTAATCAATTAATCACTACAACCTATGTGTGTCAAGGTAGTGGTGGTGTACCAATTTTATTAATTCACGGTTTTGATAGTTCTGTATTAGAATACCGTCGTCTTTTGCCACTCCTAGCCCTAGAAAACGAAACTTGGGCAGTGGATTTGTTGGGTTTTGGATTTACACAGAGGCTTTCAGGGATACAATTTAGTCCTGTTGCCATTAAAACCCACCTATATTATTTCTGGAAAACTCTGATTAACCAACCTGTGATTTTAGTAGGTGCATCGATGGGAGGTGCAGCAGCTATTGATTTCACTCTCACCTATCCCGAAGTTGTACACAAATTGGTGTTAATTGACAGTGCTGGGTTGAAAGGGGGTTCACCTTTAAGTAAGTTCATGTTTCCCCCATTGGGTTATTTAGCATCTCAGTTTTTGCGTAGTCCTAAAGTACGCGATTTCGTTGCTCGTGCTGCTTATAAAAACCCCAGTTTTGCTACTGTTGATGCTTTATACTGTGGGGCTTTACATTTAGAAAGTTCTAGTTGGAGTGAGGCTTTAATTGCCTTTACTAAAAGTGGTGGTTATACAGCTTTTCGATTTACAAAACTTGCCGAAATTGTCTCACCAACGTTAATTTTGTGGGGTGATGCTGATAAGATTTTGGGGACTGAAGATGGTAAAAGATTTAACCGGGCAATTCCTCAGAGTCAACTTATCTGGATTGAAAATTGTGGTCATATTCCCCATTTAGAACAACCACAAATTACATCGCAACATATTCTCAATTTTCGCTCTTCAGTCTAA